Proteins encoded in a region of the Candidatus Margulisiibacteriota bacterium genome:
- a CDS encoding GspE/PulE family protein produces MEHAKTPELLDEIIAKGAELLASDIHLEPRDDFFRVRYRVDGLLLDAPPINKSKQNALISRLKVMVGLDIGETRLPQDGRGEVRAGKQTIDLRVSTMPTIHGEKAVIRLLQRRHAALKLTELGLSETALAAYRQIIERRSGLVLITGPTGSGKTTTLYATLSTLNSKEVNIITIEDPVEYQLPGVNQIQVNNKAGLTFARGLRSILRQDPDIIMIGEIRDLETARIAVQAALTGHLVFATLHTTDAPSAGTRLIEMGIEPYLVGSTIIGVVAQRLARRLTPEGYRGRIGVYEVMAGHARPQDFFSMRDDALAKAGAGLIDPNPSFCYT; encoded by the coding sequence ATGGAGCATGCCAAAACGCCCGAACTTTTGGATGAAATTATCGCCAAGGGAGCCGAACTTCTGGCTTCCGATATCCACCTTGAACCGCGGGATGATTTCTTCAGGGTCCGTTATAGGGTTGACGGCCTTCTGCTTGACGCCCCGCCAATCAATAAAAGCAAACAAAACGCGCTCATCTCCCGGCTTAAAGTCATGGTCGGGTTGGATATCGGCGAAACCAGGCTCCCTCAAGACGGTCGGGGGGAAGTTAGGGCAGGCAAACAGACAATCGATCTGCGAGTTTCGACCATGCCGACCATCCACGGAGAAAAAGCGGTCATTCGTCTGCTCCAGAGGCGGCACGCCGCCCTTAAATTAACGGAGCTTGGCTTGAGCGAAACGGCGCTCGCCGCCTATCGTCAAATAATCGAGCGGCGCAGTGGCTTGGTCTTGATAACCGGCCCGACCGGTTCCGGCAAAACAACCACCCTCTACGCCACGCTTTCCACCCTCAATTCCAAGGAAGTCAACATCATTACAATTGAAGACCCGGTCGAGTACCAGCTTCCCGGGGTCAACCAAATCCAGGTCAACAATAAGGCCGGCTTAACTTTTGCCAGAGGCTTGCGGAGCATCCTGCGGCAAGACCCGGATATTATTATGATCGGCGAGATCCGCGATTTGGAAACCGCCCGGATCGCCGTGCAAGCCGCCTTGACCGGACATTTAGTCTTTGCCACTTTGCACACGACCGACGCGCCGTCCGCCGGCACCCGCTTGATTGAGATGGGGATCGAGCCTTATTTGGTGGGCTCGACAATCATTGGGGTGGTCGCGCAACGCCTGGCGCGCCGGCTTACCCCGGAAGGGTATCGAGGAAGAATCGGAGTCTATGAAGTCATGGCCGGCCACGCTCGTCCGCAAGACTTTTTTTCGATGAGAGACGACGCGCTGGCCAAAGCGGGGGCCGGATTGATTGATCCGAACCCGTCATTTTGTTATACTTAA
- a CDS encoding lysophospholipid acyltransferase family protein has product MIILRFLHNLLLYTITIGTFFLGSSLALCFLPFVKDKREPFQVAARVWSKMIILLSGSSFKVVGQENIPAGAFMIAANHQGAADIPIVLGGLPVNFLFAIKKELFKIPIFGWYLRMTGYFPVDRAMILSAYKLVDKMVDLLNQGDKILIFPEGTRSGDGSLGEFKRGSLLAALKAKVPVLPVAIAGSYDIMPKGTKLIRPAKVRLSIGKPIMIADDSEYEAKLGEVRRSIANMLPAPL; this is encoded by the coding sequence ATGATCATTCTCCGCTTTTTACATAATTTACTGCTTTATACGATCACCATCGGCACCTTTTTTCTGGGGTCGAGCCTAGCCCTATGTTTTCTCCCTTTCGTTAAAGATAAAAGAGAGCCGTTTCAAGTCGCCGCCCGCGTCTGGTCAAAAATGATCATTTTACTCTCCGGCTCCAGTTTCAAAGTGGTCGGCCAGGAAAATATTCCCGCCGGAGCTTTTATGATCGCCGCCAACCACCAGGGAGCGGCCGACATTCCGATCGTCCTGGGCGGGCTCCCGGTAAACTTCCTTTTTGCCATCAAGAAAGAGCTTTTTAAGATCCCGATCTTCGGCTGGTATCTGCGAATGACCGGTTATTTCCCGGTCGACCGGGCGATGATCTTGAGCGCCTACAAACTAGTCGATAAAATGGTCGACCTATTAAACCAGGGCGATAAAATCCTGATCTTCCCGGAAGGGACCAGAAGCGGGGACGGGTCGCTGGGAGAATTTAAGCGGGGGAGCCTGTTGGCCGCGTTGAAGGCCAAGGTTCCGGTCCTGCCGGTGGCGATCGCCGGCAGTTATGACATCATGCCCAAAGGGACAAAACTAATCCGGCCGGCTAAGGTCCGGTTGAGTATCGGCAAACCGATTATGATCGCCGATGATTCGGAATACGAAGCTAAATTAGGTGAAGTCCGCCGGTCTATCGCAAATATGCTGCCAGCGCCTCTTTAA
- the radA gene encoding DNA repair protein RadA translates to MPKLEILYVCQACGQGFPRWQGQCPSCNEWNTLTEEVPTSQPPNKPNVTKAGEPISITAVDYKVEDRVPTGLAELDRVLGGGVVPGSATLISGEPGIGKSTLMLQVAEALSKKEAVLYVSGEESPRQIRMRAERLGTISKRLILLPETGLFNIEKRIEQVKPAYVIVDSIQTLYREDVSAAPGSVAQVRECAAYLVGIAKSTGIPIIIVGHVTKDGSIAGPRVLEHVVDTVLYFEGEKHKQYRLLRAIKNRFGSTNEIGIFEMKEKGLVEVDNPSEVFLQERPKDAPGSVVTAAIEGSRPLLVEIQALVAPTKMAYPIRKVTGVDQNRVSIILAVLERQLGLKLSSADVYVNAAGGVRVLEPAVDLPIALAIVSCYKSMPIDYKTIAMGEIGLTGEIRSISHLEKRLKEAEKLGFTTAVIPKGNKVAAKIKLEEWSSVKEALAAYLR, encoded by the coding sequence ATGCCAAAGCTGGAAATCCTCTACGTTTGCCAAGCCTGCGGCCAGGGCTTTCCCCGTTGGCAGGGGCAATGCCCAAGCTGCAACGAATGGAATACCCTTACGGAAGAAGTCCCCACTTCGCAACCCCCCAATAAACCGAACGTCACCAAGGCAGGCGAGCCGATTTCGATCACCGCCGTAGATTATAAAGTGGAAGACCGGGTCCCGACCGGCTTAGCGGAACTGGACCGAGTTTTGGGCGGTGGAGTTGTTCCCGGTTCGGCCACCCTAATTTCGGGGGAGCCGGGGATTGGCAAATCGACGCTGATGCTTCAGGTCGCCGAAGCGTTAAGCAAAAAAGAAGCGGTCTTATATGTCAGTGGCGAAGAGTCGCCGCGTCAGATCCGGATGCGAGCGGAAAGGCTGGGGACCATTTCCAAGCGCCTTATTCTGCTGCCGGAGACCGGCTTGTTCAATATTGAAAAAAGGATCGAACAGGTTAAGCCGGCTTACGTCATTGTTGATTCAATCCAAACTCTTTATCGTGAGGATGTTTCCGCTGCTCCGGGCTCGGTTGCTCAGGTTAGGGAGTGTGCCGCCTATCTGGTCGGGATCGCTAAATCGACCGGCATTCCGATAATTATTGTCGGGCACGTAACCAAAGATGGATCGATCGCCGGGCCAAGGGTGCTGGAACATGTGGTGGACACCGTCCTCTACTTTGAGGGGGAAAAACACAAACAGTACCGCCTGCTCCGGGCGATTAAAAACCGCTTCGGTTCGACTAACGAGATTGGCATCTTCGAGATGAAAGAAAAAGGGCTGGTCGAGGTCGACAATCCTTCGGAGGTCTTTTTGCAGGAGCGGCCAAAAGATGCCCCCGGGTCAGTCGTGACGGCGGCGATCGAAGGGAGCCGGCCGCTGCTGGTCGAGATCCAGGCGCTGGTCGCGCCGACTAAAATGGCCTACCCAATCCGAAAGGTGACCGGGGTCGATCAGAATCGAGTCTCTATTATTTTGGCGGTCTTGGAGCGCCAATTGGGCCTGAAGCTCTCCTCGGCCGATGTTTATGTTAACGCCGCCGGCGGTGTGAGGGTTTTGGAGCCGGCCGTCGATCTGCCGATTGCCCTGGCGATCGTTTCCTGTTATAAATCGATGCCGATCGATTACAAAACGATCGCGATGGGTGAGATTGGCCTGACCGGTGAGATCCGCTCGATCAGCCATCTGGAAAAGCGGTTGAAAGAAGCAGAAAAGCTTGGCTTTACGACGGCCGTTATTCCCAAGGGAAATAAGGTCGCGGCGAAAATCAAGCTCGAGGAATGGTCTTCGGTTAAAGAGGCGCTGGCAGCATATTTGCGATAG
- a CDS encoding ATP-dependent Clp protease ATP-binding subunit yields MFERFTERAIRVIMAAQEEAKRLRSNYVGAEHLFLGMLRENDQAVVKTLEFFRVDQLQVKDRIEEALLAKEGDANAAGELPFNPQIKKIIALAWDEARGLGHSYVGVEHLFLGMLREGSGVTGKVFSDYAILPTAAKERIVSLLGEVNPLQKKTVRSSKTPLLDSFGRDLTVLAGSNKLDPVVGRAKEVERVIQILSRRRKNNPVLIGEAGVGKTAIVEGLAQKITQGNIPGTLSGKRLVALDLGLLIAGTRYRGEFEERLKKVIDEVIKSENIILFIDELHTLIGAGAAEGAMDAANILKPALARGEVQCIGATTIDEYRKRIESDPALERRFQSVMVDEPTVEETLEILKGLRSRYEEFHRVKITDDALVAAGRLSARYISDRFLPDKAIDLVDEAASRTMLQSTAISPELLSIYKELEGVRKDKDKAITAQEYEKAAHLRDLENDLKVQYEAASQRGSKGSPDNLPKVTAEVIAQIVASWTGVPVTQLTQEETERLFKMEETLKSRVVGQDEAILVIAKSIRRARAGLKDPKRPIGSFIFLGPSGVGKTELAKRLAEFLFGDVEALIRIDMSEYLESHTTSRLVGSPPGYVGFGEGGQLTEPVRRRPHSVVLFDEIEKAHPDVMNLLLQVLDEGHVTDAQGHQIDFKNTVIIMTSNVGAELIQKESSIGFVTRVDAGASYGKMREIVLEELKKRFKPEFLNRVDEKIVFHPLSKEDLLQIIDILISDINERLTEKGLSLELSKKAKAFLVDQGYDPKLGARPLRRSIEEHIEDKLSEEVLKGKFTYGTKIKTDLKGSQLTFTGKSTLKSRTRKLQDA; encoded by the coding sequence ATGTTTGAACGATTTACCGAACGAGCGATCCGAGTAATTATGGCGGCCCAGGAAGAAGCCAAGCGCCTCCGTTCGAATTATGTCGGCGCGGAGCACCTCTTCCTCGGAATGCTGCGTGAGAACGACCAGGCGGTCGTCAAAACCCTGGAATTTTTCCGGGTCGACCAGTTGCAGGTCAAAGACCGGATCGAAGAAGCCTTGCTGGCCAAGGAAGGGGACGCGAACGCCGCCGGTGAACTTCCTTTTAATCCCCAGATCAAAAAAATCATCGCCCTGGCCTGGGATGAAGCCCGGGGCTTGGGGCACAGTTACGTTGGGGTGGAACATCTTTTTTTAGGGATGCTGCGCGAGGGGAGCGGCGTGACCGGGAAAGTTTTTTCCGATTATGCCATTTTGCCGACCGCCGCCAAGGAACGGATCGTTTCCCTGCTCGGTGAGGTCAATCCCCTTCAGAAAAAAACGGTCCGTTCCAGCAAGACGCCGCTGCTCGATTCTTTCGGCCGCGACCTCACGGTTTTGGCCGGGAGCAACAAGCTTGATCCGGTCGTCGGCCGGGCCAAAGAAGTTGAGCGGGTCATTCAGATCCTTTCCCGCCGCCGCAAAAACAACCCGGTGCTGATCGGGGAAGCCGGGGTCGGGAAGACCGCGATCGTGGAAGGACTGGCCCAGAAGATTACCCAAGGGAATATTCCCGGGACGCTGTCGGGTAAACGGTTGGTCGCCCTTGATCTGGGACTCTTGATCGCCGGGACCCGTTATCGCGGCGAATTTGAAGAGCGCTTAAAGAAAGTAATCGACGAAGTCATTAAAAGCGAGAATATTATCCTCTTTATCGATGAACTTCATACCCTGATCGGGGCCGGCGCGGCCGAAGGGGCGATGGATGCCGCCAATATTTTAAAGCCGGCTCTTGCCCGGGGCGAAGTTCAATGCATCGGGGCGACGACGATTGATGAATACCGCAAACGGATCGAATCCGACCCCGCGCTGGAACGCCGTTTTCAATCGGTTATGGTTGATGAACCGACCGTCGAAGAAACCCTGGAAATACTAAAAGGGTTACGCAGCCGTTATGAAGAATTTCACCGGGTCAAGATCACCGACGACGCCTTAGTCGCCGCCGGCCGTCTTTCGGCCCGTTATATTTCCGACCGGTTCCTGCCGGATAAGGCGATCGACCTGGTCGACGAAGCCGCTTCCCGGACCATGCTGCAGAGCACGGCGATTTCGCCGGAGCTTCTTTCCATCTATAAGGAATTGGAAGGGGTCCGCAAAGACAAGGACAAGGCAATCACCGCCCAGGAATACGAAAAAGCGGCTCACCTGCGCGATCTGGAGAATGATCTGAAGGTCCAGTACGAAGCGGCCTCACAGCGCGGATCGAAGGGTTCTCCGGACAACCTGCCGAAGGTGACCGCGGAAGTGATCGCCCAGATCGTGGCCAGCTGGACTGGCGTGCCGGTTACCCAGCTAACGCAGGAAGAGACCGAACGGCTTTTTAAAATGGAAGAAACGCTTAAGAGCCGCGTGGTTGGCCAGGACGAAGCGATCCTTGTGATCGCCAAATCGATCCGCCGTGCCAGGGCCGGGCTCAAAGATCCAAAGCGGCCGATTGGCTCCTTTATTTTTCTTGGACCATCAGGGGTCGGCAAGACCGAGCTGGCTAAACGGCTGGCCGAGTTTCTTTTTGGCGACGTTGAGGCTTTGATCCGGATCGATATGTCCGAGTACCTTGAGTCGCACACCACCTCCCGCCTGGTCGGTTCCCCTCCTGGTTATGTTGGTTTCGGTGAAGGAGGGCAGTTAACCGAACCGGTCCGGCGTCGGCCGCACTCGGTGGTTTTGTTCGATGAAATAGAAAAAGCCCATCCGGATGTCATGAACCTATTGTTGCAGGTCTTGGACGAAGGGCATGTGACCGATGCTCAAGGCCACCAGATCGATTTCAAAAACACGGTCATTATCATGACCAGCAACGTTGGAGCGGAACTGATCCAGAAAGAAAGCTCGATTGGTTTTGTGACCAGAGTTGACGCGGGGGCCAGTTACGGCAAAATGCGCGAGATCGTGCTGGAAGAGCTCAAGAAACGTTTTAAGCCGGAATTCCTGAACCGGGTTGACGAGAAGATCGTTTTCCACCCGCTTTCCAAAGAAGACTTACTGCAGATCATCGATATCCTGATCAGTGATATCAATGAGCGATTGACGGAAAAAGGGCTTTCGCTTGAACTGTCCAAGAAGGCCAAAGCTTTCTTGGTCGATCAAGGGTATGACCCGAAGCTGGGAGCCAGGCCGCTCCGCCGCTCGATCGAAGAACATATTGAAGATAAACTTTCCGAAGAAGTCCTGAAAGGGAAGTTTACTTACGGGACCAAAATTAAGACCGACCTGAAAGGCAGCCAGCTGACCTTCACTGGTAAGTCGACTCTCAAAAGCAGGACGCGTAAACTCCAGGACGCTTAG
- a CDS encoding ATP-binding protein, giving the protein MLSTITIISIFAEIFTAGILLSGGLTFFKEGVRRRKDLFLGLVFLALFAYVAAVLAVQLMVNLNQSLSDLIAAQKIVTVSMLAASFFVWLFIVERFKLKVGHVFSAILLAIIGFFVYQVFTSSTTLVYREGVIQPIVNYSAWIPLTPIFSLAWILLAVFGFRASFSEPRHKLPLYSGCSALLFLAAVFSSYSYVRLGEAGYLLVSWLIFLTAALGLLLSEIIPPASPEAEAPIRFLRTRLLFKLVLVFVLLVVILFEATALATINISKNSLTKFVQATYYETAKNVIAETTSAPRPLPAEELQRIVEKIKVGARGVAFIVDDKGFLLAHPDRNRAFIRDNLGRNGAVARLLLKKEGRGEFYDELGNAMVGAYLLIPGTSYGVVIEESRDSAYAELRQLEANSLLFVIMGIVLAALTGIFFARSIEQPIKELIKGTEAVAHGELGYHIPVSSSDELGRLAEAFNKMTKDLRDSQERLILSEKLASLGTMAAGMAHEIKNPLVSLRTFTQLLQQKWDDKEFRDKFSQIIPHEIERINKIAESLLKFGRPAKPELTKVEINALVDEVLLLFESEAKKYNVMVTKKFAALPQIAGDAGQLSQVFVNIIKNGIEAMHEKGGELTVKTDVGEVIKLGKIHGRQGIRQGDEVVWGEEEKMSKPLPVVFIEVTDTGEGISEENLKSLFDPFFTTKITGTGMGLPITLRIIEEHKGSIKVRSRVGKGTTFIITLPQSSS; this is encoded by the coding sequence ATGCTATCCACAATAACGATTATCAGCATATTTGCCGAGATCTTCACGGCGGGGATTCTCCTTTCCGGAGGGCTGACCTTTTTTAAGGAAGGGGTCCGCCGGCGCAAAGACCTTTTTCTCGGCTTGGTTTTTCTTGCCTTGTTCGCCTATGTCGCCGCAGTCCTGGCCGTTCAGCTTATGGTCAACCTCAATCAAAGTTTGTCGGACCTGATTGCCGCCCAGAAGATCGTGACCGTCAGTATGCTCGCGGCCTCGTTTTTCGTCTGGCTTTTTATCGTCGAACGATTTAAGCTGAAGGTCGGCCATGTTTTTTCCGCGATCCTGCTGGCGATCATCGGCTTTTTTGTTTATCAGGTTTTTACCTCTTCAACCACGCTGGTTTATCGCGAGGGGGTCATTCAGCCAATCGTTAATTATTCCGCCTGGATTCCGCTCACGCCGATTTTTTCGCTGGCCTGGATCCTGCTGGCGGTTTTTGGTTTTCGGGCCTCTTTTAGCGAGCCGCGCCATAAGCTCCCCCTTTATTCCGGATGTTCGGCTCTCCTATTTTTGGCGGCGGTCTTTTCTTCGTATTCCTACGTCCGGCTGGGCGAAGCCGGGTATCTTTTGGTCTCCTGGCTGATCTTTTTAACCGCTGCGCTGGGCCTGCTTTTAAGCGAGATCATCCCGCCGGCCAGCCCGGAAGCGGAGGCCCCGATCAGGTTTTTACGGACCAGACTGCTTTTTAAGCTGGTTTTGGTTTTTGTCCTCTTGGTGGTGATCCTTTTTGAGGCGACCGCTCTGGCGACCATTAACATTAGTAAGAATTCGCTGACCAAGTTTGTTCAGGCGACTTACTATGAGACGGCTAAAAATGTAATTGCCGAGACGACCAGCGCTCCCCGGCCTCTGCCGGCCGAGGAGCTGCAAAGAATAGTTGAAAAAATAAAGGTTGGGGCCAGAGGGGTGGCCTTTATCGTTGATGACAAGGGTTTTTTGCTGGCGCATCCCGACCGTAACCGGGCCTTTATAAGGGACAACCTTGGACGAAACGGAGCGGTCGCCCGCCTTCTCCTGAAGAAAGAAGGGCGGGGCGAGTTTTACGATGAGCTGGGGAACGCGATGGTTGGGGCGTATTTGTTGATCCCCGGGACGAGCTATGGAGTGGTGATCGAAGAGTCGCGGGATTCGGCTTATGCGGAGCTGCGTCAGCTAGAGGCCAATTCGCTTCTGTTCGTGATAATGGGGATCGTTCTGGCCGCCTTGACCGGGATCTTCTTCGCCCGTTCGATCGAGCAGCCGATTAAAGAGCTGATCAAAGGGACCGAGGCGGTTGCCCACGGCGAGCTCGGCTACCACATACCGGTTTCTTCCAGCGATGAGCTCGGCCGGCTGGCGGAAGCCTTTAATAAAATGACCAAGGATCTCCGGGACAGCCAGGAGCGCTTGATTTTGTCGGAAAAGCTGGCTTCTCTAGGGACGATGGCGGCCGGGATGGCCCACGAAATCAAAAACCCGCTGGTCTCACTTCGGACCTTTACCCAGCTCTTGCAGCAAAAATGGGACGACAAGGAATTTCGCGATAAATTCAGCCAGATTATTCCTCATGAGATTGAGCGGATCAATAAGATCGCCGAAAGCCTGCTGAAGTTCGGCCGGCCGGCTAAGCCGGAACTGACCAAGGTCGAGATTAACGCCCTGGTCGATGAAGTTTTGCTGCTTTTTGAAAGCGAGGCAAAAAAGTATAATGTGATGGTGACCAAAAAATTTGCCGCCCTGCCGCAGATCGCCGGAGATGCGGGACAGCTTTCCCAGGTTTTCGTCAATATCATAAAAAACGGGATCGAAGCGATGCATGAGAAGGGGGGCGAGTTGACGGTCAAGACCGACGTCGGTGAAGTGATCAAGCTCGGGAAGATCCATGGCCGTCAGGGAATCCGCCAAGGCGACGAAGTTGTTTGGGGAGAAGAAGAGAAGATGTCCAAGCCGCTCCCGGTGGTCTTTATTGAAGTGACCGATACCGGCGAGGGGATCTCCGAAGAAAATCTAAAAAGCTTGTTTGATCCGTTCTTTACCACGAAAATAACCGGAACCGGAATGGGCTTGCCGATAACCTTAAGGATCATTGAAGAACATAAGGGTTCGATCAAAGTAAGGAGCCGGGTTGGGAAGGGGACGACCTTTATAATTACTCTGCCGCAGTCTAGCTCTTAA
- a CDS encoding S-layer homology domain-containing protein, with protein MDLYNNRLPKNVRTACAGLLVAASFLLLSAFPAHARLNEIGINPFATEVGGRPLGMAGAIVALTDDPNGALYNPATLAWAKGIAITNLDIDRITIAGAYPTGLGSSLGLAVVNTSIDNFNYQGSTRTSKSSLVVISYGTKLFFFPAYGKNTMLQRIGVGLSFKTLLSETFRGSGITDRSATGWNLDLGGIYKPNDWLSIGLALQNILPENTFGGGSILWDDAVSEPIAAYHKLGVSARVLGDIGSLNYSDTRQLVLGGELDYSNANPTLLRVGGEYTLNKTIFLQAGLMQQSRPGNVSFTPTWGIGLRTEEWAFTISGNREPIKDEGQILISGMYFPKEWIVFKKLDLERPSAFLESAIEQISLEDNYVTYNESIEVNGKVKPGVDVYVNNYLASKGKDNSFRVWVPLNLGKNLVIVEARSEGEKVAWTYKVLRKARISVAEEEELKKKLEKTISLQEQEALRKKEAELKKRRSKVEELVTIGVINVDESKGEFRLEASITRGELATWLVKSADLPLPEVTQDVCVDIKRNNPFAAYYKAAIDWNLIALYPDGTFRPEAPVTKEESERLFKVLGVRK; from the coding sequence GTGGATCTATACAATAATAGACTGCCAAAAAATGTCCGTACGGCTTGCGCCGGCCTGTTGGTTGCCGCTTCTTTCCTGCTTCTTTCCGCTTTTCCCGCTCACGCCAGATTGAACGAGATTGGGATCAACCCCTTCGCGACCGAAGTCGGCGGTCGGCCGCTCGGCATGGCCGGCGCGATTGTGGCGCTGACTGACGATCCGAACGGCGCTCTTTACAATCCGGCAACGCTAGCCTGGGCCAAGGGGATCGCCATCACCAATTTGGACATTGACCGGATCACCATTGCCGGCGCGTATCCGACCGGCCTCGGCTCGTCGCTCGGCTTGGCGGTTGTTAATACCAGCATCGATAATTTTAACTATCAAGGGTCGACCCGCACTTCAAAAAGCAGTTTGGTTGTTATTTCTTACGGCACAAAGCTTTTCTTCTTTCCGGCTTACGGCAAAAATACGATGTTGCAACGGATCGGGGTCGGGCTTAGCTTTAAAACCCTTCTTTCTGAAACCTTTCGCGGTAGCGGGATCACCGACCGGTCGGCCACCGGTTGGAACCTTGATTTGGGCGGCATCTATAAACCCAACGACTGGCTCTCCATCGGCTTGGCGCTGCAAAATATTCTCCCCGAAAATACTTTTGGCGGCGGTTCCATCCTTTGGGACGACGCCGTTTCCGAGCCGATCGCCGCTTATCATAAGTTAGGCGTTTCCGCCCGGGTGCTGGGGGATATCGGTTCGCTTAATTACAGCGATACCAGGCAGCTGGTGTTGGGAGGCGAACTCGATTACTCCAATGCGAATCCCACTTTGCTGCGGGTTGGCGGCGAGTATACATTAAACAAGACTATTTTCCTGCAAGCTGGTTTAATGCAGCAATCTCGTCCGGGAAATGTTTCGTTTACTCCAACCTGGGGGATCGGCTTACGGACAGAAGAATGGGCTTTCACGATTTCCGGCAACCGCGAACCGATCAAAGATGAAGGGCAGATTCTGATATCCGGGATGTATTTCCCGAAAGAATGGATTGTTTTCAAGAAGCTTGATCTCGAGCGACCGTCGGCTTTCCTGGAGAGCGCGATCGAGCAGATCTCGCTGGAAGACAATTACGTTACCTATAACGAATCGATCGAAGTCAACGGGAAGGTTAAGCCGGGGGTTGATGTTTACGTCAATAATTACCTGGCGAGCAAGGGAAAGGACAATTCTTTCCGGGTTTGGGTCCCGCTGAACCTCGGCAAAAATCTGGTCATTGTTGAAGCCCGGAGTGAAGGGGAAAAAGTCGCCTGGACCTATAAGGTTTTGCGCAAAGCCCGGATCTCGGTGGCGGAAGAAGAAGAATTAAAGAAAAAGCTGGAAAAAACCATTTCACTGCAAGAGCAGGAGGCGCTTCGTAAAAAGGAAGCGGAGCTCAAGAAGCGCCGGAGCAAAGTGGAAGAGCTGGTGACGATCGGCGTTATTAATGTTGACGAGAGCAAAGGGGAATTTAGGCTGGAAGCTTCCATTACGAGAGGCGAATTGGCCACTTGGCTGGTGAAATCGGCCGATCTGCCGCTCCCGGAAGTGACCCAAGATGTTTGCGTCGATATCAAGCGGAACAATCCCTTCGCGGCTTATTACAAGGCGGCGATCGACTGGAACCTGATTGCTCTCTATCCGGATGGGACCTTCCGGCCGGAGGCGCCGGTGACCAAGGAAGAATCCGAGCGGCTGTTCAAGGTTTTAGGAGTGCGGAAATGA